In Syntrophorhabdaceae bacterium, one DNA window encodes the following:
- a CDS encoding Mor transcription activator family protein, with amino-acid sequence MKKWMSHVVDQVTLEDLPESYRDVAMVVGVENAVKLSDTLGGLGYYFQQLDKVLIKKRDALIRSEFTGANHKPLARKYGLSEVWIREIVQRP; translated from the coding sequence ATGAAGAAATGGATGTCCCATGTCGTAGACCAGGTAACCCTCGAGGACCTTCCCGAGAGTTACCGTGATGTAGCCATGGTGGTGGGGGTGGAAAATGCCGTCAAACTGTCGGATACACTTGGCGGCCTCGGGTATTATTTTCAGCAACTGGATAAGGTGCTCATAAAGAAAAGGGATGCCCTTATACGGAGTGAGTTCACCGGTGCAAACCACAAGCCTCTCGCCAGAAAATATGGCCTGAGCGAAGTATGGATCAGGGAGATCGTCCAAAGGCCCTGA